A part of Caloenas nicobarica isolate bCalNic1 chromosome 10, bCalNic1.hap1, whole genome shotgun sequence genomic DNA contains:
- the BNC1 gene encoding zinc finger protein basonuclin-1, whose product MSEAIRCTLVNCSCQCFKPGKINQRQCDQCRHGWVAHALSKLRIPNLYPSSQVEIVQSNVVFDISSLMLYGTQAIPVRLKILLDRLFSVLKQEEVIQILHALDWTLQDYIRGYVLQDASGKVLDHWSIMTTEEELATLQQFLRFGETKSIVELMAIQEKEGQSIIIPPPTANLDIRAFIESCNQHSPNFSASLDKMSPTNIHPFENIVNNMAFMLPFQFFSPVPPPLIGSPPERHLIEQGQDHSNETKQDVQIPFSESSFFTSSSAPFQVENERSVNGPDVTTKTEDDALLSDSSSHNAAAKLEMTALSPENKMKSVEKNGTGPRKGRVFCTACEKTFYDKGTLKIHYNAVHLKIKHKCTIEGCNMVFSSLRSRNRHSANPNPRLHMPMNRNNRDKDLRNGLTIAGPGDCKRTEFTILTPDSRTITSYASSCTDSKAQAGFPSIGQNGVLFPNLKTVQPVLPFYRSPVTPAELANTPGTLPSLPLVSSSIPEQLISNELPFDMLPKKKSRKSSMPIKIEKEAVETPNEGSDVASSEDDTRLQVVSDGELETCEHKIEKRLTDRVEKHPHSGNSWKSVSGVEGPKYFESVFAPNNKYIKDISDNELHHCEKEVKPEENQPLKIVSHEIIYEDPKHHHNDVIKLMTEPPMYIKEQSKRRIPKNDCPELQHHLLTGGFFSTLSNRGAAIPCFEDSKDMDHVSQHALGIQKEESRFHCDICMKTFKNPYSVKMHFKNVHLKEMHICTVEGCNAAFPSRRSRDRHSSNLNLHHKLLTKDTLEFNNHFNATYLLKDMAKEFCQDVSLKQHVGHTSVIFKGMNRTGSLVFPMSKIREPCSESYGYDPLNDGAVLDLSTTSSIKSESSAHSSWDSDGGSEICTMPLDDSDESCEGPSLMPNDELYQDCTLIEKANQNFATLPSSLPITCHICQKTYSNKGTFRAHYKTVHLRQLHKCKVPGCNTMFSSVRSRNRHSQNPNLHKSLAGSPTSLQ is encoded by the exons GCCATCCGATGCACTCTGGTGAACTGTAGTTGTCAGTGTTTCAAACCTGGGAAAATAAATCAGCGACAATGTGACCAATGCCGGCATGGATGGGTAGCACATG cccTGAGCAAATTAAGGATTCCCAACCTCTACCCATCAAGCCAGGTAGAAATAGTTCAATCCAATGTTGTCTTTGATATCAGTAGCCTCATGTTGTATGGAACCCAAGCCATTCCCGTGCGCCTTAAAATCCTACTGGATCGACTTTTCAGTGTTCTGAAGCAGGAAGAAGTGATACAGATTCTCCATGCTCTGGATTGGACTCTGCAGGATTATATACGTGGATATGTGCTACAG gaTGCTTCAGGAAAGGTGCTGGATCACTGGAGCATCATGACCACTGAAGAAGAACTGGCTACTTTGCAACAGTTTCTTCGTTTTGGAGAAACTAAGTCCATTGTAGAGTTAATGGCAATTCAAGAGAAAGAAGGGCAATCTATTATAATTCCACCGCCAACTGCCAATTTGGATATTAGGGCATTCATTGAGAGCTGCAATCAACACAGTCCTAACTTTTCTGCTTCCTTGGACAAAATGAGTCCCACCAACATTCATCCCTTTGAGAATATTGTAAATAACATGGCTTTCATGCtgccatttcagtttttcagtccAGTGCCTCCACCTTTGATAGGTTCACCACCAGAAAGACATTTGATTGAGCAAGGTCAAGACCATAGCAATGAAACTAAACAAGATGTTCAGATACCATTTTCCGAAAGCAGCTTCTTTACTTCTAGTTCTGCACCATTTCAAGTTGAAAATGAGAGGAGCGTAAATGGTCCAGATGTCACGACTAAAACAGAAGATGATGCCCTTTTAAGTGATTCCAGTTCACATaatgcagcagcaaagcttGAAATGACGGCACTatctccagaaaacaaaatgaaatccGTTGAAAAAAATGGCACTGGGCCAAGGAAAGGGCGTGTTTTCTGCACTGCAtgtgaaaagacattttatgacaaaggtactttaaaaatacattacaatGCTGTTCATCTGAAGATAAAGCACAAATGCACAATTGAGGGCTGCAATATGGTATTTAGCTCATTGCGAAGTCGAAATCGTCACAGTGCAAATCCTAACCCCAGACTCCATATGCCAATGAATAGAAATAACAGGGATAAAGATCTAAGAAACGGTTTGACCATTGCTGGACCGGGAGATTGTAAAAGGACAGAATTTACAATTTTAACTCCGGATAGCAGAACCATTACCAGCTACGCCAGCTCTTGTACAGATTCAAAGGCTCAGGCTGGATTCCCCAGTATTGGACAGAATGGTGTCCTCTTTCCAAACCTGAAGACAGTACAGCCCGTTCTTCCTTTTTATCGTAGTCCAGTCACACCAGCTGAGCTTGCCAATACTCCAGGtactcttccttctctgcctcttgTTTCTTCCTCAATACCAGAGCAGCTTATTTCAAATGAATTGCCATTCGACATGCTACCCAAGAAGAAATCTCGTAAGTCAAGTATGCCTATTAAGATAGAGAAAGAAGCTGTTGAGACACCTAATGAAGGCAGTGATGTTGCCAGTTCTGAAGATGACACACGTCTGCAAGTGGTAAGCGATGGAGAGCTTGAGACCTGTGAGCATAAGATAGAGAAGCGGTTGACCGACAGGGTGGAAAAGCACCCCCATTCAGGTAATTCGTGGAAATCTGTCTCTGGGGTAGAGGGCCCAAAGTATTTTGAATCTGTCTTTGCGCCAAATAACAAATACATCAAGGATATCTCTGACAATGAATTGCACCACTGTGAGAAAGAGGTTAAACCAGAAGAAAACCAACCATTAAAAATAGTTTCCCATGAGATTATATATGAAGAtccaaaacaccaccacaatgATGTTATAAAACTAATGACTGAACCCCCCATGTATATTAAAGAGCAGTCAAAACGCAGGATTCCTAAAAATGACTGCCCTGAATTGCAACACCACTTGCTGACCGGGGGCTTTTTCAGCACTTTGTCAAACAGGGGTGCTGCCATTCCTTGTTTTGAAGACTCTAAAGATATGGATCATGTCAGTCAACATGCACTAGGGattcagaaggaagaaagcCGCTTTCATTGTGACATCTGTatgaagacttttaaaaaccCTTACAgtgtaaaaatgcattttaaaaatgtacatctCAAAGAAATGCATATTTGCACAGTTGAGGGCTGTAATGCTGCTTTCCCTTCTCGTAGAAGTCGAGACAG ACATAGTTCAAACCTAAATCTTCATCATAAGCTTCTGACTAAAGATACACTGGAATTCAACAACCATTTCAATGCAACATACCTCTTGAAAGACATGGCTAAGGAGTTTTGTCAAGATGTCTCTTTAAAACAGCATGTTGGACATACTTCTGTAATCTTCAAAGGAATGAACAGAACAGGCAGCTTGGTTTTTCCAATGAGCAAAATTAGAGAACCCTGTTCTGAGAGTTACGGATACGATCCATTGAATGATGGAGCTGTTCTGGATCTAAGCACTACTTCCAGCATTAAATCTGAGAGCAGTGCTCATTCTTCTTGGGATTCTGACGGAGGAAGTGAAATATGCACCATGCCCTTGGATGATAGTGACGAAAGCTGTGAAGGACCCAGCCTAATGCCCAATGATGAACTCTACCAAGACTGTACTTTAATTGAGAAAGCTAATCAAAACTTTGCAACTTTACCTTCCAGTTTGCCAATAACTTGTCATATATGTCAAAAAACTTATAGTAATAAAGGAACTTTCAGGGCTCATTACAAAACTGTGCATCTCCGCCAGCTCCACAAATGTAAAGTCCCAGGTTGCAACACCATGTTTTCATCTGTTCGCAGTCGGAACAGGCACAGTCAAAACCCTAATCTGCACAAAAGCCTTGCTGGGTCACCAACTAGCCTACAGTAA